Proteins found in one Brachypodium distachyon strain Bd21 chromosome 5, Brachypodium_distachyon_v3.0, whole genome shotgun sequence genomic segment:
- the LOC106865528 gene encoding uncharacterized protein LOC106865528 yields MVDKVANKLQTWSAPMLTLGRRLTLVRSTLSAMPVYAMMSLDLPMKTIAGIEKICRVFLWKGRKDVRGGHCLVAWKDVCSPHEIGGLGIPNLKLLNLALRTRWGWLCRADPMRPWAEFNIQISEQARALCEAARGNGEALHFWYDHWLPEKRSLAYLVPTLLSEISGRASRLSVVEALHANGWLRAIHSELSFQALVDLLVVHDRVAEVILSDYDDRFRWKWSGNGIYTASSAYAAFFRGRVLAAGATEVWSSKAQTKCKTFMWLALKNRFWTADRLSKRGLPHPARCPLCDQSDETIDHLLLGCVVAREVWSTLLRGWNRLCWLPTLQASLAEGWTSLVVQGKKERRNLNTSITLICWCLWKHRNSVVFDAATPNARKIQQMIDSEGRAWSSAGIFHSVDFSLSCLVDFLWNVIE; encoded by the coding sequence ATGGTGGACAAGGTGGCGAATAAGCTCCAGACATGGTCCGCCCCTATGCTTACTCTTGGGAGACGGCTCACCCTTGTTAGATCAACCCTCTCAGCTATGCCGGTCTATGCCATGATGTCTCTCGACCTTCCTATGAAGACCATTGCGGGTATAGAGAAGATCTGCCGTGTGTTCTTGTGGAAAGGCAGAAAAGACGTCCGTGGAGGACACTGCTTAGTGGCATGGAAAGATGTTTGCTCCCCTCACGAGATCGGTGGTTTAGGCATCCCCAATCTGAAGCTGCTCAATCTTGCGCTCAGAACGAGATGGGGGTGGCTATGTCGTGCGGACCCGATGCGCCCATGGGCAGAATTCAACATCCAAATCTCGGAACAGGCCAGAGCACTTTGTGAGGCGGCGAGGGGGAACGGTGAAGCCCTACATTTCTGGTATGATCATTGGCTACCGGAAAAGCGTTCGCTTGCGTATTTGGTGCCTACGCTGCTATCGGAGATCTCGGGTAGAGCATCCAGGCTTTCTGTGGTCGAGGCTTTGCATGCCAATGGTTGGCTTCGGGCCATCCACTCGGAGCTCTCCTTCCAGGCGCTTGTGGATCTTCTGGTGGTTCATGACCGCGTGGCTGAGGTTATTCTTTCAGACTATGATGATCGTTTCCGTTGGAAATGGAGCGGCAATGGGATCTACACGGCCTCGTCTGCGTACGCGGCTTTCTTCCGGGGTCGTGTGCTTGCTGCGGGGGCTACTGAGGTCTGGTCCTCCAAGGCGCAAACTAAGTGCAAGACCTTCATGTGGTTGGCTCTGAAAAATAGATTTTGGACGGCGGATAGGCTTTCGAAGCGGGGTTTGCCCCACCCGGCACGCTGTCCTTTGTGTGATCAAAGCGATGAGACCAttgatcatcttcttcttggttgCGTCGTGGCTCGGGAAGTGTGGTCGACCTTGCTGCGGGGCTGGAATAGGCTTTGCTGGCTCCCTACTCTGCAAGCCTCTCTTGCCGAAGGGTGGACGAGCCTTGTGGTGCAAGGCaagaaagagaggaggaaCCTCAACACTAGCATTACTCTCATCTGCTGGTGCCTCTGGAAGCACAGGAACTCGGTGGTGTTCGATGCAGCGACTCCGAATGCTAGAAAAATACAACAAATGATCGATAGTGAAGGAAGGGCATGGTCGAGCGCGGGCATTTTTCATAGTGTAGATTTTTCGCTTTCTTGTCTAGTGGATTTCTTATGGAATGTAATAGAGTAG